One region of Pleuronectes platessa chromosome 18, fPlePla1.1, whole genome shotgun sequence genomic DNA includes:
- the LOC128462195 gene encoding uncharacterized protein LOC128462195 translates to MWPLTIYEVPITTVEMMERTITSYVKKWLGVPRCLSNIGLYGKGVLELPLTSLTEEYKCSKVRLQMTLKDSKDQTISKAAPPLQTGRKWTSSKAVQQATSALRHQDIVGTIQRGRGGFGLAASKPTFHKATTSERRKLVVEEVRRQEESARSAKAVSLVKQGQWTRWEGLERRKINWSELWQMEASNISFIIRAVYDVLPSPKNLHQWYGEDPTCPLCPAPATLRHIMTGCKTSLSQGRYTWRHNQVLKSLAAALETKRSATNSLPPKTSNPVKTTTFIREGQKRPKHPPTKPETGHLAMARDWKMLVDIGQQLIFPPEIGSTNLRPDMVLWSPSRKAVYIIELTVLWENSVEEAYERKKLCYTELAADATQRGWKAKVWPVEVGCRGFVASSTIRLLKEIGIHGQALRQTVRAVSQAAERGSQWIWIKRKDPGWAITS, encoded by the coding sequence ATGTGGCCACTCACCATCTACGAGGTCCCAATAACAACAGTGGAGATGATGGAACGAACCATTACCTCATACGTGAAGAAATGGCTGGGTGTCCCACGATGTCTGAGTAACATCGGCCTCTATGGCAAAGGGGTCCTTGAACTACCTCTTACAAGTCTGACGGAGGAGTACAAGTGCTCTAAAGTAAGACTTCAGATGACATTGAAGGACTCCAAAGACCAGACCATTAGCAAGGCTGCACCTCCCCTACAAACTGGACGGAAATGGACATCATCCAAGGCTGTGCAGCAAGCAACATCAGCCCTGAGACACCAAGACATTGTGGGGACTATCCAGCGTGGAAGAGGAGGCTTTGGCCTGGCAGCAAGCAAACCAACGTTCCATAAGGCAACAACATCTGAACGCAGGAAGCTGGTGGTCGAGGAGGTGcgcagacaggaggagagtgCAAGAAGTGCAAAGGCTGTCTCTCTTGTTAAACAAGGGCAATGGACGCGGTGGGAAGGCCTGGAGAGGAGAAAGATCAACTGGAGTGAGCTTTGGCAAATGGAGGCAAGCAACATCAGCTTCATCATAAGAGCTGTTTATGATGTGCTTCCATCACCAAAAAACCTACATCAATGGTATGGCGAGGACCCGACCTGCCCCCTCTGCCCAGCTCCAGCGACTCTCAGGCATATAATGACAGGTTGCAAGACCAGCCTCTCACAGGGCCGCTACACCTGGAGGCACAATCAGGTCCTCAAGAGCCTGGCTGCAGCACTTGAGACCAAGAGGAGTGCAACCAATTCATTACCTCCAAAAACAAGCAATCctgtcaaaacaacaacattcattcGGGAGGGACAGAAAAGGCCCAAGCATCCTCCTACGAAGCCAGAAACTGGACACCTAGCCATGGCCAGGGACTGGAAGATGCTTGTCGATATTGGCCAGCAACTCATTTTTCCACCTGAGATTGGTTCTACCAACCTTAGGCCAGACATGGTACTCTGGTCTCCTTCacgaaaggctgtgtacatcaTAGAGCTCACAGTCCTGTGGGAAAACTCTGTTGAAGAGGCCTACGAGCGTAAGAAACTGTGTTACACAGAGTTGGCAGCAGATGCAACTCAGCGTGGCTGGAAGGCAAAAGTCTGGCCAGTTGAAGTGGGATGCAGAGGATTCGtggcttcttccaccatcaggtTGCTGAAAGAAATTGGAATCCATGGACAGGCTCTGCGACAGACCGTCAGAGCAGTTTCTCAAGCAGCTGAAAGAGGCAGCCAGTGGATCTGGATCAAACGGAAGGACCCTGGCTGGGCTATAACTTCATGA